TACGATACAACTGATACTCATCTTCGGCGAGTGTATTCTGAGCGAAAATCAGCGATTTCATAAAAAAGTAATCGGCCACCGTCAACTGGTGAAAAAGATCGCGATCAGAAAGCTCCCGCTTCAACTGATTATATCGTTCGGCCAGGAAGGATAACTCAAGAGGGAAAGAATACCGCTCCTGATCCTGATAGAATTTCGGCAGAAACGGATTATCTGCAAACTTCTCGAGAATCAGTTTAGCCTGGAAATCCTGACTTATCCGATTTGATAATGAGGTCTTTCCCGACCCTATATTACCTTCTATGACCAAAAAACTTATATTCATACAAAACCGGGGTAAAAATTCCGGGAAAGATATCCAATAATTTGCGAAGGGTCAATTAAATTTTGGCTCAACCCCCATTTCGTAAAACACAAATGACCAGATATCGGTGTACTCGTCTATTATCTTCGACGTTGGTTTTCCACCTCCGTGTCCCGCTTTGGTCTCAATGCGAACCAACGTTGGATTTTTACCATCGTTATACTCCTGCATCCGCGCCATATATTTAAAGGTATGCGCCGGCACTACCCGATCGTCATGATCAGCTGTCAACGCGAGAATCGCCGGATAGTGTCCTCCTTTCTTGATATTATGATACGGAGAGTAAGCATACAGGTACTTGAACATCTTCTCGCTATCGCTGCTGGTACCATAATCACCGGCCCACGACCAGCCAATGGTAAACTTATTATAACGCAGCATGTCCATCACTCCCACCTGCGGAATCGCAACGCGGAATAAATCAGGTCGCTGATTAATGACAGCGCCAACGAGTAAGCCGCCATTCGATCCCCCCATCAAAGCCAGATGGTTGGTATCGGTGTATTTCTTTTCGACCAGATATTCCGCTGCGGCGATACAATCGTCAAATACATTTTGTTTATGCATTTTGGTGCCGGCTTCATGCCATGTTTCGCCATATTCTCCTCCTCCTCGCAAATTCGCGACAGCATAAACACCGCCTTGCTCCAGAAACACCATTCGTGCCGGAGAGAAATACGGCGTCAGGCTAATATTGAATCCACCGTACCCGTATAACAGCGCAGGATTCGTTCCATCGAGTTTCGTTCCCTTCTTCATGAAAATGAACATAGGAACCTTGGTTCCGTCCTTGCTGGCGTAAAACACCTGCCGGGTTTCAAATTCTTTCGGGTTGAATTTCAACTCAGGCTGCCTGAATACTTTCGACTCGCCTGTTGCCACATCGTATTGATAGATGGTATTCGGCATCGTCCATGATTCAAACGTGTAGAAAGCTTCATTATCGTTCTTCTCGCCAATCAGCACCGATGCACTTCCCATTTCTGGCAACTCGATGTTCCCGGTTAGTTTTCCGTCGGGCTGGAACAATTGCAGAACGGTATGGGCATCTTTCATATAGGAAGCGCATATTTTGCCTCCAACGACCGATGCATTGCTTAACACATCGTCCGATTCAGGGATAATTTCCTTCCAGTTAGTTTCCTCCGGATGTTTTGGGTCTACCGCAACTAACCGGTATCGAGGTGCTTTGTAATTGGTCAACACCAGTAGCTGCCCATCCACATCATCTATAACCTGGAACTCTTTGTCAAACGAAGTATAAACCGGCTTCCACTTTCCATTCCTTTCATTATTCATCCTCACATAAAGCGAGTTACCAATAGACGCCTCGTACTCGGTGAGATATTGAATTTTTTCGTCTCTCGTTACACTTACATCTGATAGCCGTTTGGGATGCTCCGGCGTATCGTATACCATTTTATCATCCGACTGAGGTGTGCCGACCTTATGATAATACACCTTATGATACTCGTTGGACTGACTCAACTCGTCACCCGCCTTAGGTTTATCGTACCTGGAATAGTAAAAACCATCACCATCCCATCCAATGCCAGAAAACTTAATCCACTGCAAATGATCAGACAACTTCTCTCCGGTATTGATATCCAAAACATACCCTTCATTCCAATCGGAACCTGAGCGGGCCACAAAATAGGCGAGATACTTTCCGTCGTTGGAAACACGTGCAACACTAAGCGCTACTGTTCCGTCATCAGACAGTTTATTTGGGTCAAGTAATACCCTCGGTTCAGCATTTAAATTATCCTGAACATAGAGTACACTTTGATTCTGCAATCCATCATTCTTGTAATAAAAATACTTACCTGCCCTTTTGAAAGGAGCCGAATATTTGGGATAATTCCAGAGGTTGGTCAGTTGCTTTCGAATATTATCCCGGTAGGGAATTTTGGCGAGAAAAGCATTGGTTACTTTGTTCTCTGCTTTTACCCATTGGGCTGTCTCTTCTGAATTATCATCTTCCAGCCAACGATATGGGTCACTTACTTTATGACCAAAGTAATCATCAACAACATTGTCTTTGTGCGCCACAGGATATTTGATTTTCTGATTGTTCGTACAGGAAAAGGCAAAAAAAGCCAGACCTGCGAGTAGTATGGTCCCTTTCACAAGTTAAGTATTAAGTTTAATTACTAAACATTTAATGTCTGTCTGGTATAAAAAGAAACACAAAAAGTACACAAAGGTTTAATTATTTGCAACTTAAACGAATAAAAAAGTTAGTTAAAATGATTATTCCCCTAAAAAAATCCTCAAAGAAGCTTCTTTTTCGCTCTCATATTATTGTCTTTCCGACCTCCGAGCACGTATCCAATCAACATTCCAATAATGGTTCCTCCAACAATGAAGCCCCATTTCTGTCCATGAAACAACACCAAATCAATCAAGGCTCCCACCAACGCACCGGCTGGCAAACCGAGCGCTGACCACCTGTAGGTAAAATAATAAGGTGGAAGAAATCCGTGTTCCTCGGTCATATGTGAGGCCAGTGTGGACAACGCTCTGTCGAATTTACGCCTCCTCTTCCCCGGATGCTTCACTGCATCATTCATGCCGGCAACGGTTTCCCTCACCTTAGCATGCGTTTCCCTGCAAACCGGACAATCTTTCGAAAACTGATCCAGGCGTTGGATATTGCGCCAAAATTCTTCCAAACGGTAAAACCGTATATCCTTTTCCGAAATACCTTTCAGGTTTTCACGGAAAAGCTCCTCTGTCTCATTCAGCCACGCTGATTCTTTCGTTTCCATGTATTAAAAAAGATTGATTAAATATAGAAAAAACTGGCAGAGATAAAAAAAGCCCGGTCACCCGGGCTCTTAAATATAGTATGAATATACATCTATCGATTGTTTTCGCGACGCGGCGGACGACGGTCTCCACGGTCACGATTACGATCACCACCTCTGCGGTCGCCTCTGTCGCCTCGACCACCCCGATCGTTCTCGTTTCCGGTACGCTCCGGACGAGGCAGCAATACCTTTCTCGAAAGTTTCAGTTTACCTGTACGTTGGTCAACCTCAAGTAGTTTTACTTCTACTTCGTCGCCTTCTTTCAGCACATCGGCTGGATTCTCAACACGTTTCCAATCAAATTCCGAAACGTGGAGCAAACCTTCTTTACCGGGCATAATTTCCACAAAGGCTCCGAATGAAACGATTGACTTCACTTTACCTTTATAGACTTCACCTACTTCAGGAACAGCAACAATTGCCCGCACACGCTCCAACGCAGCATCAATTGCTTCGCGGTTGGGTGCACTGATTTCAACGATTCCCAAATCATCAACTTCCTCAATTGCAATGGTCGATTGGGTATCTTCCTGAATCTGCTGAATGATTTTTCCTCCAGGACCAATAACCGGACCAATCATCTCTTTCGGGATGGTGATGGTCACGATTCGTGGTACATTTGGTTTGTAATCTTCACGAGGTTCGTCAATCACTTCAAGAATCTTACCCAGGATGTGTTCACGTCCTTCTTTGGCTTGCTGCAGTGCCTGAGCCATCACTTCATATGAAAGTCCGTCAACTTTAATATCCATCTGGGTAGCGGTGATTCCTTTTTCTGTTCCGGTTACCTTGAAGTCCATATCTCCCAGGTGATCCTCGTCACCCAGAATATCGGAAAGGACAGCAAATTTATCTGAATCCTTATCGGTAATCAATCCCATGGCTATTCCTGAAACCGGGCGCTTCATTTTTACACCGGCATCCATCATGGCCATTGTTCCCGCACAAACAGTCGCCATCGACGACGAACCATTCGATTCAAGAATATCGGACACAATACGCATGATGTAAGGGAAATCCTCCGGAATCATTCCTTTCAAAGCACGGTGAGCCAAATTACCATGACCAATTTCACGGCGTGAAACACCTCTTGGTGTACGTGGTTCACCAACAGAAAAGGGTGGGAAGTTATAATGCAACAAGAAACGCTCGCGTCCCTGAACAGTTACATTGTCGATAATCTTCTCATCCATTTTAGTTCCCAGCGTCAAACTAGTCAACGACTGTGTTTCACCACGAGTGAAAATCGCGGACCCGTGTGCTCCCGGCAGGTAATTAACCTCGCCCCAGATAGGACGAATTTCATTGGTTTTACGACCATCGAGACGAATCTGCTCATCTAGGATCATCCGGCGTACAGCTTCTTTTTCCACATCGTGGAAATAACGACCAATCAAGCTAAGCGGAACCTCTTCTTCCTCTTTTCCTTCACTGTATTTCTCAATAAACTCTTCCTTAACCTTATCGAAGGCTTCGTAACGTTCCTGTTTGTTCTGTATCGTTGCCCGAGCTACATCGTATACTTTCTGGTAAGTTTCCTTTTTAACCAGTTCACGCAACTCTTCGTCGTTTGTTTCGTGTGAGTACTCACGCTTTACCACCCCAAGCTCAGCAGCCAGTTCTTCCTGAACCTTACAATGTTGCTTAATGGCATCGTGCGCAAATTTGATGGCTTCCAGCATTTCATCTTCGGAAACCTCATCCATTTCACCTTCTACCATCATGATGTTGTCATACGATGCCCCCACCATAATATCGATATCAGCCTTTTCCAACTGCTCCAACGAAGGATTGATGACAAGTTTTCCATCAACACGACCTACACGAACCTCTGAGATAGGACACTCAAAAGGCACATCGGAAACAGCGATTGCTGCAGAGGCTGCCAATCCCGCTAACGAGTCCGGCATTTCATCTTTCCCTGTTGAAATCAGGGAAATCATCATAGCCGTTTCAGCATGATAATCTTCCGGAAACAGGGGACGCAGAGCGCGGTCGACCAGACGAGCTACTAAAATCTCGTCATCCGAAGGACGTCCTTCACGCTTTAGAAAACCACCAGGGAAACGACCCGCAGCAGAAAATTTTTCACGGTAGTCAACCGACAAGGGCATGAAATCAACGTCTTCTTTAGCTTCCTTTGCCGAAACAACAGTGGCTAACAACATTGTATCACCCATTTTAACCACAACCGATCCGTCTGCTTGTTTTGCTAATTTTCCGGTTTCGATGGTGATGGACCTTCCATCACCGAGATCGATTGTTTTTTCAATAGCTTTATACATAATCTCTTCTTCAAACAATTAATAAGTTTAAAACAAATGGGTGGGGCTTTTTAAAAATACCAAAAAAGGCAATTCGAAAATTGCCTTTTAAGGTCGTTCGTTTATCTACGAAGATTAAGTTCTTTCAGAATCGCACGATAACGCTCAATATCTTTTCTTTTCAGATAATCGAGTAATGAACGGCGCTTACCAACCAGACGAATCAGTGCACGCTGTGTACTGTAGTCTTTGCGGTTCTTTTTCAGGTGCTCAGTCAGGTGACTAATGCGGTATGAGAATAACGCAATCTGACCTTCGGTTGAACCTGTGTTGGTTGCACTTTTACCGTGCTTTTCAAAAATCTCTGTTTTCTTTTCTGATGTTAAATACATTTTCTTAAAATAAATCTTGTGATACAATTATTACACCGCAGTATTCGAGTGCGATAACAACAGTGTAACATTACTTGCAAAAATCAGCCCCAAAAGTAAAGAAAAATATTGAAAAACTGTAATCTTTATTTGCGAATATTTCATTTAAACCATTTGACTAACAACCGCTAAAGCGATTCAGGCTCCTGCTCCAGAAATTCCTGTAATTTGGTTACCTGCGCATGCGAACCCAAAACGAATAATTTATCGCCCCGATTGAGCATATGCCCGGGGCCCGGATTGAAGACATATTTTCCTTCGAAATTCTTCAGTCCCACAATGGTAGCTCCCGTCACATTTCCCACTAGTAAATCAGCAATGGTTTTTCCTTCGTACTCCTCAGCCATCCTACTACAGGGAACCTCTGTGAG
This Prolixibacter sp. NT017 DNA region includes the following protein-coding sequences:
- a CDS encoding deoxynucleoside kinase; its protein translation is MNISFLVIEGNIGSGKTSLSNRISQDFQAKLILEKFADNPFLPKFYQDQERYSFPLELSFLAERYNQLKRELSDRDLFHQLTVADYFFMKSLIFAQNTLAEDEYQLYRKFFEIIYDKHPKPDLYVYLHLPENRLIENIRKRGRDYEQEIDEKYLKKISEGYFRFFRQQNDFPIVIIDTRNIDFVESQADYEKLIDVIFHKSYNLGVNRVIL
- a CDS encoding prolyl oligopeptidase family protein, which produces MKGTILLAGLAFFAFSCTNNQKIKYPVAHKDNVVDDYFGHKVSDPYRWLEDDNSEETAQWVKAENKVTNAFLAKIPYRDNIRKQLTNLWNYPKYSAPFKRAGKYFYYKNDGLQNQSVLYVQDNLNAEPRVLLDPNKLSDDGTVALSVARVSNDGKYLAYFVARSGSDWNEGYVLDINTGEKLSDHLQWIKFSGIGWDGDGFYYSRYDKPKAGDELSQSNEYHKVYYHKVGTPQSDDKMVYDTPEHPKRLSDVSVTRDEKIQYLTEYEASIGNSLYVRMNNERNGKWKPVYTSFDKEFQVIDDVDGQLLVLTNYKAPRYRLVAVDPKHPEETNWKEIIPESDDVLSNASVVGGKICASYMKDAHTVLQLFQPDGKLTGNIELPEMGSASVLIGEKNDNEAFYTFESWTMPNTIYQYDVATGESKVFRQPELKFNPKEFETRQVFYASKDGTKVPMFIFMKKGTKLDGTNPALLYGYGGFNISLTPYFSPARMVFLEQGGVYAVANLRGGGEYGETWHEAGTKMHKQNVFDDCIAAAEYLVEKKYTDTNHLALMGGSNGGLLVGAVINQRPDLFRVAIPQVGVMDMLRYNKFTIGWSWAGDYGTSSDSEKMFKYLYAYSPYHNIKKGGHYPAILALTADHDDRVVPAHTFKYMARMQEYNDGKNPTLVRIETKAGHGGGKPTSKIIDEYTDIWSFVFYEMGVEPKFN
- the pnp gene encoding polyribonucleotide nucleotidyltransferase, which produces MYKAIEKTIDLGDGRSITIETGKLAKQADGSVVVKMGDTMLLATVVSAKEAKEDVDFMPLSVDYREKFSAAGRFPGGFLKREGRPSDDEILVARLVDRALRPLFPEDYHAETAMMISLISTGKDEMPDSLAGLAASAAIAVSDVPFECPISEVRVGRVDGKLVINPSLEQLEKADIDIMVGASYDNIMMVEGEMDEVSEDEMLEAIKFAHDAIKQHCKVQEELAAELGVVKREYSHETNDEELRELVKKETYQKVYDVARATIQNKQERYEAFDKVKEEFIEKYSEGKEEEEVPLSLIGRYFHDVEKEAVRRMILDEQIRLDGRKTNEIRPIWGEVNYLPGAHGSAIFTRGETQSLTSLTLGTKMDEKIIDNVTVQGRERFLLHYNFPPFSVGEPRTPRGVSRREIGHGNLAHRALKGMIPEDFPYIMRIVSDILESNGSSSMATVCAGTMAMMDAGVKMKRPVSGIAMGLITDKDSDKFAVLSDILGDEDHLGDMDFKVTGTEKGITATQMDIKVDGLSYEVMAQALQQAKEGREHILGKILEVIDEPREDYKPNVPRIVTITIPKEMIGPVIGPGGKIIQQIQEDTQSTIAIEEVDDLGIVEISAPNREAIDAALERVRAIVAVPEVGEVYKGKVKSIVSFGAFVEIMPGKEGLLHVSEFDWKRVENPADVLKEGDEVEVKLLEVDQRTGKLKLSRKVLLPRPERTGNENDRGGRGDRGDRRGGDRNRDRGDRRPPRRENNR
- the rpsO gene encoding 30S ribosomal protein S15, which gives rise to MYLTSEKKTEIFEKHGKSATNTGSTEGQIALFSYRISHLTEHLKKNRKDYSTQRALIRLVGKRRSLLDYLKRKDIERYRAILKELNLRR